A stretch of the Streptomyces sp. NBC_01428 genome encodes the following:
- a CDS encoding 4-hydroxy-3-methylbut-2-enyl diphosphate reductase: MGPMTASTGRRVLLAAPRGYCAGVDRAVIAVEKALEQYGAPIYVRHEIVHNKYVVQTLEKKGAIFVEQTAEVPEGSIVMFSAHGVAPAVHDEAAAGKLATIDATCPLVTKVHKEAVRFADDDFDILLIGHEGHEEVIGTSGEAPDHITLVDGPADVAKVEVRDPSKVVWLSQTTLSVDETMETVDALKEKFPQLISPPSDDICYATQNRQLAVKQMGAEADLVIVVGSRNSSNSVRLVEVAKLAGAREAYLVDFADEIDATWLEGVTTVGVTSGASVPDILVEQVLERLTGHGFEDVEIVKAAEESITFSLPKELRRDLRAEAAALVAERTGGTAGK; the protein is encoded by the coding sequence ATGGGTCCCATGACTGCTTCGACTGGCCGCCGTGTCCTGCTCGCCGCCCCCCGGGGCTACTGCGCGGGCGTGGACCGTGCCGTGATCGCCGTCGAGAAGGCCCTTGAGCAGTACGGGGCCCCGATCTATGTCCGCCACGAGATCGTCCACAACAAGTACGTCGTGCAGACCCTGGAGAAGAAGGGCGCGATCTTCGTCGAGCAGACGGCGGAGGTGCCCGAGGGCTCCATCGTCATGTTCTCGGCGCACGGCGTCGCCCCCGCCGTCCACGACGAGGCCGCCGCCGGCAAGCTCGCCACCATCGACGCGACCTGCCCGCTGGTCACCAAGGTCCACAAGGAAGCCGTCCGCTTCGCCGACGACGACTTCGACATCCTCCTCATCGGCCACGAGGGCCACGAGGAGGTCATCGGCACCTCCGGCGAGGCCCCCGACCACATCACCCTCGTCGACGGCCCCGCGGACGTCGCCAAGGTCGAGGTCCGTGACCCCTCCAAGGTCGTCTGGCTCTCCCAGACCACCCTGTCGGTCGACGAGACCATGGAGACGGTCGACGCCCTCAAGGAGAAGTTCCCGCAGCTCATCTCCCCGCCGAGCGACGACATCTGCTACGCCACGCAGAACCGCCAGCTCGCGGTGAAGCAGATGGGCGCCGAGGCCGACCTGGTGATCGTGGTCGGCTCGCGCAACTCCTCGAACTCGGTACGGCTCGTCGAGGTCGCCAAGCTCGCCGGCGCCCGTGAGGCCTACCTGGTGGACTTCGCCGACGAGATCGACGCGACATGGCTGGAGGGCGTGACCACGGTCGGCGTCACCTCCGGTGCCTCCGTCCCGGACATCCTCGTCGAGCAGGTCCTGGAGCGGCTCACGGGTCACGGCTTCGAGGACGTGGAGATCGTCAAGGCCGCCGAGGAGTCCATCACCTTCTCGCTGCCCAAGGAACTGCGCCGCGACCTGCGCGCCGAGGCGGCCGCCCTGGTGGCGGAGCGCACCGGTGGTACCGCCGGGAAGTGA
- a CDS encoding DEAD/DEAH box helicase, producing the protein MAGTEEAVSGRRAGGQVPVAQPPVGRQARVLLAEATRLHEAARTVLADHTRAVEAVRSALTPLRDELVARELESIPVSRLKDVTEGRLRLAAVEAAGLASVRAVHEASRYDLRQIPGVGAQTADQALAAARQIARAVEETVSVRIDVDHPQPRTTALVVALRRLVEAAPELRRAVDAARRLDERIGALLPEAAPAAGWLRLAVTGRRRRQSAFAAIVALRDLTADAAARDVRLLLAQASTDLLREPASEIEAWVDFELRSAEYYSQLAEIADHPAGAADVEAAEGFLPSEVAERVHGQRLDDTHRRVSLRGYQSFGARFALAQRRVVLGDEMGLGKTVQAIAALAHLAADGHTHFLVVCPASVLINWTREIGTRSTLRAFPVHGGHRQDAYSEWRERGGVAITTYDVLHTLPVPDGTGPGAVGGAPPGMLVVDEAHYVKNPDARRSKAVAAWTARCDRVLFLTGTPMENRVEEFRSLVRHLRPDLLPAIHNSSAAAGPHAFRTAVAPAYLRRNQRDVLTELPALVQVDEWEEFGPADRKAYRRAVAAGNFMAMRRAAYADPERSAKLQRLRELAAEAAANDLKVVVFSYFRDVLAAVQQALRSGDQEAPGRRVFGPISGSVPAADRQRLVDAFTEADGHAVLLCQIEAGGIGLNLQAASVVILCEPQVKPTLEHQAVARAHRMGQVRPVQVHRLLVADSVDDRLLSILQNKALLFDAYARRSDMAEATPDAVDVSDSGLARRIVEEEQQRLASASEPEAEPEPEAEPEAASERASDGASERESQAEPKG; encoded by the coding sequence ATGGCGGGTACGGAGGAGGCGGTGAGCGGGCGGCGTGCCGGCGGGCAGGTGCCCGTGGCGCAACCGCCCGTCGGGCGGCAGGCGCGCGTTCTGCTGGCGGAGGCCACGCGGCTGCACGAGGCCGCCCGCACGGTGCTCGCCGACCACACCCGCGCCGTCGAGGCGGTCCGCTCGGCCCTCACCCCGCTCCGGGACGAACTCGTCGCCCGGGAGCTGGAGTCCATCCCCGTCTCCCGGCTGAAGGACGTCACCGAGGGCCGGCTGCGGCTCGCGGCCGTCGAGGCCGCCGGACTCGCCTCGGTGCGCGCCGTGCACGAGGCGAGCCGCTACGACCTGCGGCAGATCCCGGGCGTCGGCGCCCAGACGGCCGACCAGGCGCTCGCGGCGGCCCGGCAGATCGCGCGCGCCGTCGAGGAGACCGTCTCCGTACGGATCGACGTCGACCACCCCCAACCCCGGACCACCGCCCTCGTCGTCGCGCTGCGCCGGCTCGTCGAGGCCGCACCCGAACTGCGGCGGGCCGTGGACGCCGCCCGGCGGCTCGACGAGCGCATCGGCGCCCTGCTCCCCGAAGCGGCACCCGCCGCCGGCTGGCTGCGGCTCGCGGTCACCGGAAGGCGCCGCAGGCAGAGCGCGTTCGCCGCGATCGTCGCCCTGCGCGACCTCACGGCCGACGCCGCCGCCCGAGACGTACGCCTGCTGCTCGCGCAGGCCTCCACCGACCTGCTGCGCGAACCGGCCTCCGAGATCGAGGCCTGGGTCGACTTCGAGCTGCGCTCCGCGGAGTACTACAGCCAGCTCGCCGAGATCGCCGACCACCCCGCGGGCGCCGCCGACGTCGAGGCGGCCGAGGGGTTCCTGCCGTCCGAGGTCGCCGAGCGTGTGCACGGCCAGCGCCTGGACGACACCCACCGCCGGGTCTCGCTGCGCGGCTACCAGTCCTTCGGCGCCCGGTTCGCCCTCGCCCAGCGCCGCGTCGTGCTCGGCGACGAGATGGGCCTCGGCAAGACCGTCCAGGCCATCGCCGCGCTCGCCCATCTCGCAGCCGACGGCCACACCCACTTCCTCGTCGTCTGCCCGGCCAGCGTCCTGATCAACTGGACCCGGGAGATCGGCACCCGCAGCACCCTGCGCGCCTTCCCCGTCCACGGGGGCCACCGGCAGGACGCGTACAGCGAGTGGCGCGAGCGCGGGGGCGTCGCGATCACCACGTACGACGTGCTGCACACCCTGCCGGTACCGGACGGCACCGGACCGGGGGCCGTCGGCGGGGCGCCGCCCGGGATGCTCGTCGTCGACGAGGCCCACTACGTGAAGAACCCGGACGCCCGCCGCTCCAAGGCGGTCGCCGCCTGGACCGCCCGCTGCGACCGGGTGCTCTTCCTCACCGGTACGCCGATGGAGAACCGTGTCGAGGAGTTCCGCAGCCTCGTCCGCCACCTGCGTCCCGACCTGCTCCCCGCGATCCACAACAGCAGTGCCGCCGCGGGCCCGCACGCCTTCCGTACGGCCGTCGCCCCCGCCTATCTGCGGCGCAACCAGCGTGACGTGCTGACCGAACTGCCCGCGCTCGTCCAGGTCGACGAGTGGGAGGAGTTCGGACCGGCCGACCGGAAGGCCTATCGCAGGGCGGTCGCGGCGGGGAACTTCATGGCGATGCGCCGGGCCGCCTACGCCGACCCCGAGCGGTCCGCGAAGCTCCAGCGGCTGCGCGAACTGGCCGCGGAGGCCGCCGCGAACGATCTCAAGGTGGTGGTGTTCTCGTACTTCCGTGACGTGCTCGCCGCCGTCCAGCAGGCGCTGCGGTCCGGGGACCAGGAGGCGCCGGGGAGAAGGGTGTTCGGGCCGATATCGGGGAGCGTGCCCGCGGCCGACCGGCAGCGCCTGGTCGACGCGTTCACCGAGGCGGACGGGCACGCGGTGCTGCTCTGCCAGATCGAGGCCGGCGGCATCGGTCTCAACCTCCAGGCGGCGTCCGTGGTCATCCTGTGCGAACCGCAGGTCAAGCCGACCCTGGAGCACCAGGCCGTGGCCCGCGCCCACCGCATGGGACAGGTCCGTCCCGTCCAGGTCCACCGGCTGCTCGTCGCGGACAGCGTGGACGACCGGCTGTTGAGCATCCTGCAGAACAAGGCGCTGCTCTTCGACGCCTACGCCCGCCGCAGCGACATGGCCGAGGCGACCCCGGACGCCGTCGACGTCTCGGACAGCGGCCTGGCCCGCCGGATCGTCGAGGAGGAGCAGCAGCGACTCGCGTCCGCGTCCGAACCAGAGGCCGAACCCGAGCCCGAGGCCGAGCCTGAGGCCGCATCCGAGCGCGCGTCAGACGGCGCATCCGAGCGCGAATCCCAGGCCGAGCCCAAGGGCTGA
- the ppgK gene encoding polyphosphate--glucose phosphotransferase: MQIFGVDIGGSGIKGAPVDLDRGDLAEERFKVLTPHPATPDAVADGVKDVVDHFGWSGPVGITFPGVVTGGSTIRTAANVDKSWIDTDAGALLGERIGGLPVTVLNDADAAGVAEMQFGAGKDRSGTVILLTFGTGIGSALFIDGELVPNTELGHLELNGHDAEKKASTKAKDDNELTWEHWARRVTKYLAHVEMLFSPELFIIGGGVSRKADKFLPLIEGITAEIVPAQLQNNAGIVGAAMRAAKLAP, from the coding sequence ATGCAGATCTTCGGTGTGGACATTGGCGGATCCGGGATCAAGGGTGCCCCCGTGGACCTTGACCGCGGAGACCTCGCGGAGGAGCGCTTCAAGGTGCTCACCCCGCATCCGGCGACGCCCGACGCGGTGGCCGACGGCGTCAAGGACGTCGTCGACCACTTCGGCTGGTCGGGCCCGGTGGGCATCACGTTCCCGGGCGTGGTCACCGGCGGCTCCACGATCCGTACGGCGGCCAACGTCGACAAGTCCTGGATCGACACCGACGCGGGCGCCCTGCTCGGCGAGCGGATCGGCGGCCTGCCGGTGACCGTGCTGAACGACGCGGACGCGGCGGGCGTCGCGGAGATGCAGTTCGGCGCGGGCAAGGACCGCAGCGGCACGGTCATCCTGCTCACCTTCGGCACCGGCATCGGCAGCGCCCTGTTCATCGACGGCGAGCTGGTCCCGAACACCGAGCTGGGCCACCTGGAGCTGAACGGCCACGACGCGGAGAAGAAGGCCTCCACCAAGGCCAAGGACGACAACGAACTGACCTGGGAGCACTGGGCGCGCCGCGTCACCAAGTACCTGGCGCACGTCGAGATGCTGTTCTCCCCGGAGCTGTTCATCATCGGCGGCGGTGTCAGCCGCAAGGCGGACAAGTTCCTGCCGCTGATCGAGGGCATCACCGCGGAGATCGTCCCGGCGCAGCTCCAGAACAACGCGGGGATCGTCGGCGCCGCCATGCGGGCCGCGAAGCTCGCGCCGTAG
- a CDS encoding type II toxin-antitoxin system Phd/YefM family antitoxin, with the protein MTQPLHMESIRDVRAHLAEVVERADRDDVPTVITRRGKEVAAVVSIEVLRKYQEWEEREINRIIDERMANPAPGIPIEDTMRETLARGE; encoded by the coding sequence ATGACGCAGCCGCTACACATGGAGTCCATTCGAGACGTGCGCGCCCACCTGGCGGAAGTCGTGGAGCGTGCGGACCGCGACGACGTACCGACGGTCATCACCCGCCGGGGCAAGGAAGTCGCCGCCGTCGTCTCCATCGAGGTGCTGCGCAAGTACCAGGAGTGGGAAGAGCGCGAGATCAACCGGATCATCGATGAGCGCATGGCCAACCCTGCGCCCGGCATCCCGATCGAGGACACCATGAGGGAGACGCTGGCACGCGGTGAGTGA
- a CDS encoding DUF6542 domain-containing protein — protein MRRPAAAGVRAGRRLPNPRLTGLGSGLFCGATLFALACLDQLLLGGSQTVYGVLFLPVCLLTALWVRPGDLVTAPVVVPIAFTFGLLPVAADSDGGISGRFMSLVTALALQAGWLYGGTLIAGLVVIVRRIRLMARRAARRRAQAAQAGQTGQTGQTGRTAPARGPQVGRQAR, from the coding sequence GTGCGGAGGCCCGCCGCGGCGGGTGTGCGGGCGGGGCGGCGGCTGCCGAACCCCCGGCTCACCGGGCTCGGCAGCGGGCTGTTCTGCGGTGCCACGCTGTTCGCCCTCGCCTGCCTGGACCAGCTCCTCCTCGGAGGTTCCCAGACGGTCTACGGGGTGCTGTTCCTGCCGGTGTGCCTGCTGACCGCGCTGTGGGTGCGGCCCGGCGACCTGGTGACCGCCCCCGTGGTCGTGCCGATCGCGTTCACCTTCGGGCTGCTGCCGGTGGCCGCGGACAGCGACGGCGGGATCAGCGGCCGCTTCATGAGCCTGGTCACCGCCCTCGCCCTCCAGGCCGGCTGGCTGTACGGCGGCACGCTGATCGCGGGCCTCGTGGTGATCGTGCGCCGGATCCGCCTCATGGCCCGCCGCGCCGCCCGGCGCAGGGCCCAGGCGGCGCAGGCGGGACAGACAGGACAGACGGGCCAGACGGGCCGGACGGCTCCGGCGCGCGGGCCGCAGGTCGGCCGGCAGGCCCGCTGA
- a CDS encoding type II toxin-antitoxin system Phd/YefM family antitoxin — translation MSITASEARKELFPLIKKVNENHEAIEIVSKHGNAVLVSAEDYMALREGSYLLRSPANARRLLKAYENALSHINVSERELIDPESPDAGAGAA, via the coding sequence ATGTCCATAACTGCGAGTGAAGCGCGCAAGGAACTGTTTCCGTTGATCAAAAAGGTCAACGAGAACCATGAGGCCATCGAGATCGTCTCCAAGCACGGCAACGCGGTGCTTGTCTCGGCCGAGGACTACATGGCGCTGCGTGAGGGCTCCTATCTGCTGCGCTCGCCGGCGAACGCCCGGCGCTTGCTCAAGGCGTACGAGAACGCCCTGTCGCACATCAATGTGTCGGAGCGTGAGCTGATCGATCCCGAGTCGCCGGACGCAGGTGCGGGTGCCGCGTGA
- a CDS encoding class I SAM-dependent methyltransferase: protein MAHAHPHPHSSGHDSHDGHNSHDSHDNSGVPGGPGGQDHHRHQGGHSHSGSHAHSGDTVDGQAEILDLDAEVLAEHLASVTAWLPTGTHPRRIVDLGCGTGAGTFALLDRFPEADVTAVDFSAAHLQRLREKACARGVDGRIRTVQADLDDTVWPDLGAPDLVWASASMHHMADPDRALRAVRDALARGGLFVVLELAGFPRFLPENAPEERPGLEERCHAASERYHAEHVPHRGADWGPKLTAAGFTVEAERALTVNIEGSRDAAVGAYALGSLRRLRGTVADGLPAEDLAALDRLLDTDGPHSILRRDDLEVRTERTVWAARRGA from the coding sequence ATGGCTCACGCACACCCGCACCCCCACTCGTCCGGTCATGACAGCCACGACGGCCACAACAGCCATGACAGTCACGACAACTCCGGGGTCCCCGGCGGCCCCGGCGGCCAGGACCACCATCGCCACCAGGGCGGTCACTCCCACTCCGGCTCTCACGCGCACTCCGGCGACACCGTCGACGGCCAGGCGGAGATCCTCGACCTCGACGCGGAAGTCCTCGCCGAGCACCTCGCCTCCGTCACGGCATGGCTGCCGACCGGGACGCACCCGCGCCGGATCGTGGACCTGGGCTGCGGGACGGGGGCGGGCACCTTCGCCCTCCTCGACCGGTTCCCCGAGGCGGACGTGACCGCCGTCGACTTCTCCGCCGCGCACCTCCAGCGGCTGCGGGAGAAGGCGTGCGCCCGGGGCGTGGACGGGCGGATCCGTACCGTGCAGGCCGACCTCGACGACACCGTCTGGCCCGACCTCGGGGCGCCCGACCTGGTGTGGGCGTCGGCCTCGATGCACCACATGGCCGACCCGGACCGGGCGCTGCGCGCGGTCCGCGACGCCCTCGCGCGCGGCGGACTGTTCGTGGTCCTGGAACTGGCCGGCTTCCCCCGCTTCCTGCCCGAGAACGCCCCGGAGGAGAGGCCCGGCCTGGAGGAGCGCTGTCACGCCGCGAGCGAGCGGTACCACGCCGAACACGTTCCCCACCGCGGCGCCGACTGGGGCCCGAAGCTCACCGCCGCCGGATTCACCGTCGAGGCCGAACGTGCTCTCACCGTGAACATCGAGGGCTCCCGTGACGCGGCGGTCGGCGCCTACGCCCTGGGGAGTCTGCGACGCCTGCGCGGCACGGTCGCCGACGGGCTTCCGGCCGAGGACCTCGCCGCGCTGGACCGGCTGCTCGACACGGACGGGCCGCACAGCATCCTGCGCCGCGACGACCTGGAGGTGCGGACCGAACGCACGGTCTGGGCCGCGCGCCGGGGAGCCTGA
- a CDS encoding Txe/YoeB family addiction module toxin: MRLVFEDQGWEDYTSWLKNDRKMLARINKLIEDVRRDPFTGIGKPEPLKYHLPGAWSRRIDDEHRLVYLVTDKEIVILAARYHY; this comes from the coding sequence GTGAGGCTCGTCTTCGAGGATCAGGGCTGGGAGGACTACACGTCCTGGCTCAAGAACGACCGCAAGATGCTCGCCCGGATCAACAAGCTCATCGAAGATGTCAGGCGTGACCCCTTCACGGGCATCGGCAAGCCGGAGCCGTTGAAGTATCACCTGCCTGGGGCCTGGTCGCGACGGATCGACGATGAGCACCGCCTCGTCTATTTGGTGACGGACAAGGAGATCGTCATCCTCGCTGCCCGGTATCACTACTGA
- a CDS encoding helix-turn-helix domain-containing protein, with product MLRMTQNDGELDSLVRKRIRALRVAQGWSLEELASRARLSQSTLSRIENGQRRLALDSLVTLARALDTTLDQLVETASDDVVVSPMIDAAHGLMRWPVKGDPGMSVVRQRMTEPPPDNPARMRAHPGREWLVVLSGTAILMLGHRRFRVETNQAAEFPTMLPHAIGAEGGSCEILGIFDRDARRGHQRPDAGADAGAGDSGGDGSRA from the coding sequence ATGTTGCGTATGACGCAAAATGACGGCGAGCTGGACAGCCTCGTGCGCAAGCGCATCCGGGCCCTGCGGGTGGCGCAGGGCTGGTCGCTGGAGGAGCTGGCCTCACGCGCCCGGCTCAGTCAGTCCACGCTCAGCCGTATCGAGAACGGGCAGCGGCGCCTGGCGCTGGACAGCCTCGTGACACTGGCCCGCGCACTCGACACCACCCTGGACCAACTGGTCGAGACGGCCTCCGACGACGTGGTCGTCAGTCCGATGATCGACGCCGCCCACGGGCTGATGCGCTGGCCCGTCAAGGGCGACCCCGGCATGAGCGTCGTACGGCAGCGCATGACCGAGCCGCCGCCGGACAACCCCGCCCGCATGCGTGCGCATCCCGGCCGCGAATGGCTGGTCGTCCTGTCCGGCACCGCGATCCTGATGCTGGGCCACCGGCGTTTTCGGGTGGAGACCAACCAAGCCGCGGAGTTCCCCACGATGCTGCCGCACGCCATCGGGGCCGAAGGGGGGTCGTGCGAGATTCTCGGCATCTTCGACCGCGACGCCCGCCGCGGCCACCAGCGTCCCGACGCCGGAGCCGACGCCGGTGCCGGCGACAGTGGCGGTGACGGTTCCCGCGCCTGA
- the ychF gene encoding redox-regulated ATPase YchF: protein MSLTIGIVGLPNVGKSTLFNALTKNDVLAANYPFATIEPNVGVVGVPDPRLTKLAEIFSSQRVLPATVDFVDIAGIVRGASEGEGLGNKFLANIRESDAICQVIRAFKDENVVHVDGKVSPKDDIETINTELILADLQTIEKVLPRLQKESRIKKDIAPKVAAVEAAQAILEKGDTLFSAGIVQGSGKEELLHDLHLLTTKPFLYVFNVDEDELVDEDFKAAQRALVAPGEAIFLNAKLEQDLAELDEEDAMELLESVGAEEPGLATLARVGFNTLGLQTYLTAGPKESRAWTIKKGATAPEAAGVIHTDFQKGFIKAEVISFADLVEMGSVAEARSKGKARMEGKEYVMQDGDVVEFRFNV, encoded by the coding sequence GTGTCGCTCACGATCGGAATCGTCGGTCTGCCCAATGTCGGCAAGTCGACCCTGTTCAACGCCCTGACCAAGAACGACGTGCTCGCGGCCAACTACCCGTTCGCCACGATCGAGCCGAACGTCGGCGTGGTCGGCGTCCCCGACCCCCGACTGACCAAGTTGGCCGAGATCTTCTCCTCGCAGCGCGTGCTGCCGGCGACCGTCGACTTCGTCGACATCGCGGGCATCGTGCGCGGCGCGAGCGAGGGTGAGGGCCTGGGCAACAAGTTCCTCGCGAACATCCGCGAGTCGGACGCGATCTGCCAGGTCATCCGTGCCTTCAAGGACGAGAACGTCGTGCACGTCGACGGCAAGGTCTCGCCCAAGGACGACATCGAGACGATCAACACCGAGCTGATCCTCGCCGACCTCCAGACGATCGAGAAGGTCCTGCCGCGCCTCCAGAAGGAGTCGCGCATCAAGAAGGACATCGCGCCCAAGGTCGCGGCGGTCGAGGCGGCCCAGGCGATCCTGGAGAAGGGCGACACGCTCTTCTCCGCGGGCATCGTCCAGGGCTCCGGCAAGGAGGAGCTGCTGCACGACCTGCATCTGCTCACCACCAAGCCGTTCCTCTACGTCTTCAACGTGGACGAGGACGAGCTGGTCGACGAGGACTTCAAGGCGGCGCAGCGCGCCCTGGTCGCCCCCGGTGAGGCGATCTTCCTCAACGCCAAGCTGGAGCAGGACCTCGCCGAGCTGGACGAGGAGGACGCCATGGAGCTCCTGGAGTCGGTGGGCGCCGAGGAGCCCGGCCTCGCCACGCTGGCCCGCGTCGGCTTCAACACCCTCGGCCTGCAGACCTACCTGACGGCAGGCCCCAAGGAATCCCGCGCCTGGACCATCAAGAAGGGCGCGACCGCTCCCGAGGCGGCCGGTGTCATCCACACCGACTTCCAGAAGGGCTTCATCAAGGCCGAGGTCATCTCCTTCGCCGACCTGGTCGAGATGGGCTCGGTCGCCGAGGCCCGCTCCAAGGGCAAGGCCCGCATGGAGGGCAAGGAGTATGTGATGCAGGACGGCGATGTGGTGGAGTTCCGCTTCAACGTGTGA
- a CDS encoding type II toxin-antitoxin system RelE family toxin, producing the protein MSEYRTVFRPEAQAELRKIPRDMALRILAKLTELETDPLGFNTTALVSQPERRRLRVGDYRVLYTIDNGELMVWAVHVGHRSTVHET; encoded by the coding sequence GTGAGTGAGTACCGGACCGTCTTCCGCCCCGAGGCGCAGGCCGAGCTGCGGAAGATCCCTCGTGACATGGCGCTGCGCATCCTCGCCAAGCTGACCGAGCTGGAGACCGACCCTCTCGGCTTCAACACCACCGCACTCGTATCCCAGCCCGAGCGACGCCGCCTGCGCGTCGGCGACTATCGCGTCCTCTACACGATCGACAACGGAGAGCTGATGGTCTGGGCCGTTCATGTCGGACACCGGTCCACCGTTCACGAGACCTGA